GCCGCCGCCGGGCTTCGCCGCAGGCAGTCGCGCGCACATGACCGTCGTCGGGGAGCGCGTCGCGGCGATCTGGACTCGTCGGTCGGACGGGCGCTGGCGGCTCGCGGGCTCCGGCTACGCCGTCGGCGGCGGGCTGGTCCTCACCGCCGCGCATGTGGTGGGCGACCGGCCGGTCCGAGTGCGACTGCTGGACGACTCCGGCGGGCTCGGGCGCACCCGCAGCGGCTCGACGGTGTGGCGGCGACTGGACGAGGGCTGCGACGCGGCCGTGGTGCGGCTTGCCGAGCCGCCCGCCGCCGCGCCCGTGCGCTGGGGCAGGCTGACCGGCCGCGCGCCGGGGGTCCGCTGCACGGCCGTCGGGTTTCCGCTGTTCAACGACGAGGCGGGACAGCCTGCCCCGGAGCAGCTCGACGGGCGGATCAACCCGATCACCCTGGGAACGCGGGGCAGGCAGGTCGTCGACGTCGAGAGTTGGCCGGGCGGTGCCGCCGAGGAACGGTCGCCGTGGAGCGGGATGTCGGGCGCCTCGGTCGTCGCGGGCGGCCGGGTGATCGGGGTGATCCGATTCGATGAGCGGGAGTTCGACGGCCGCCGCCTCTCGGCGACCCCGATCACCACGCTGCTGGCCGACGAGGAGTTCACGGCGCTGCTGCGGGAGTCGCTGCTCGACGACACGGCGGAGTCCGTCGAGCTGGCCGAGCTGCTCCGGCCGCTGCGGCGTCCCTCGGCGCGCAGCTCCCCCGTGGCACTGCTGCGCCCGGAGTTCGCCTCGGTGCCCTTCTACGGCCGCGACGCCGAACTGGCCGACCTCGCCGACTGGTGCGCCGATCCCGATGCGCAGCGGGTCGCCCTGATCGTCGGCGGCGGCGGGCAGGGCAAGACCAGGCTGGCCTACGAGCTGCTGCATCGTCAGCGGGAACAGGGCTGGGTCTGCGGCGTCCTCACCACCGCCGTCCCCGCCGCACGGACGCCCTTCGCCGCACTGCGCGACACGGCGCATCCGGTGCTGCTCGTCCTGGACTACGCGGAGACCCGCGTCGAGTACGTGCACGAGTTCGTCCGGGCACTGACGGACACCGTCGACCTCCGGCCGGTCCGCCTGCTGCTGCTGGCGCGCTCCGCAGGAGACTGGTGGCTGCACCTGCGCCGCCGGGAGGACTTCCTCAGCGACGCGCTGCCCGCCCGGCCGATGTTCACGCTGGCCCAGATGGAACCGACCGTCGAAGGACGTCGCCGAGCGTTCGACGAGGCGGTGCAGGCCCTGGCGGCCCGGCTGTCCGATCGACCGGATCTGCCGCACCACTCCGTCGACTCGGCGGCCTCCGAGTGGACACCGGATCTCGCGGGCGACGCCTACGGTCGCGTGCTCACGATCCACATCGCCGCGCTGGTGGCGCTGCTGCGTGACGGCCGCACCGTCCCCGCCACGACGGATCGCGGCCCCGGCCCGGTGATCCGACCGGCGGCGTACCCCGGTGGGCGGGCCGATCCCGCCCGAGGCGAATCGGAGCGCGACGACACGACGGCCTCGGCCGCCGGGCGCGCGGCGCAGAAGCGGGTCACCGCCGTGTCGACCACCGGCACGGCCTCGTCCGGACCCGCCGCCACGGCAGCCGAGACAGCCCCCGCCGGGCCGGGTCGCAGCGATCCTCTCGCGAGCGGATCGGGCCGGGCGCACGACATCGGCACGGCAGGAGGCCGCCCGACCGCCCGATCCGCCGCGACGACGACCGACGGCCGAGCGGGCGAGGCGTCGCTCGTCCTCGCGGGCGACTCGCGCGCGGCCGATCCCGCGCAGCGCCTCATCGACCACGAGCGGCGGTACTGGGATCGGATGGCCGTGCAGCACGGCATCGGCTATGCGTCGCTGCGGGAACGGGCCGTCGCCGCACTGCTGCTGCATCGCCCCGCCGACTCCGAGACGGCGATGACGCTCGTCGGACGGGCGATGATGAACGTGCCCGACGCAGGCGACCGCCGGGAGATCGCCCAGTGGGCACGGGCGCTGTATCCGCCGGAGGACGCCAGTGACGGATATCTGGGCGGCTTCCACCCCGACCTGCTCATGGAGCACTTCCTCGGTGAGCTGCTCGCCAGTGAGAACGATCTGTTGCCCGCGATCATCCCCGGCATCGACGGCGCCTCGGCGGTCCGGCTGCTGACCCAGATCGCCCGGGCCGCAGAGCATCCGGAGTTCTTCCCGTGGCTCGGCAGACGCATCGGCGACCTGATCAGGAGCTTCCCGCACGAACTCGCCGTCGCCGCCGTCGCGGTGGCCCCCTCCGCGCGATATCCCCGGCCGATCGCGGAGGCGCTCAGCGCCGTGCTGCGGGAGGAGGCGGACCACGGGCTCATCGCCGCGCTGCACCAGGCGATGCCGGAGCGGTCGCTGGCGCTGGCGGAACCGGCGGTGGAGGCGACCCGCCGGATGATCGACGCACTGGACGCGGACCCCGCCGCCGCGAACGCCACGGCACCGGCAGGCGGCACGTCGGGCGCGAACACGATCGCCGCGCAGGCCGTGCTGGCCGAGTCGCTGCGCAAGCTGGTCGTCCAGCTCGTCAACACCGATCGCGCCTCCGAGGCGCTGGACGCCGCGGGCCGCGCGGAGTCCGTCTACGGGAGCCTGGCCGCCCTCGACCCGGCCCGGTTCGCGGTGGACCTGGTCGAGGCGGGCGCGGTCACCGCGGCTCGCTGTGCCGAGGTCGGGCTGACCTCGGCGGCGATGCTCGCCATCCAGCGCGCCCTTGCCGTGTTCAACGGGCTCGGCGAGCAGGGTCCACGACATCGTCCGGTGTCGGCTCGGCTGCTGGCCTGCTATGCCCGCATCCTCCAGGACACCCCGGACGACGGGTTGAGCACCTTCATGTCGAACCGCGCCGTCGCCCTGTACGAGGGGCTGTACCGGGAGAACCCGCGCGATCACCGGGAGCCGCTCGCCGAGTGCCTCACCGACCGGGCCGATCACCTGTGCGAGGTCGGCAGTCCCGACGACGCCGTGCGCGATCTGGACACCGCGATGGCGCTGTACGAGGTGCTGAGCGACGAATGGCCGGACCGGTACGACGCCGTCATCGTCGGGGTGATTCATCGCAAGGCCGTCGCCCTGCTGCTCGCGGACCGGCCTGCCGAGGCCGAAGAGCACATCACTCGCGTCGTCGCCTTCCTCCGGCCGGCCGAGCAGGACGAATCGGCGGGCAGCGGGCGACTGGTGTCGGCTCTGCTCACCCACAGCGCCGCCGCCCTGCGCCAGGGTGACCTGCTCACCGCGCTGAACACGGCGGAGGAGGCAGGCAAGCTGGCCGACGCACTCGGCGAGGACGACATCCTGGCGCATCTGCCCTCGGCCTCCGAGGCGCGCAGGCACCTCGCCGACTGCTACGGGGCCTCCGGCAGCTTCGACGTGGCGATCTCCCATGCGGCAGCCGCCGTCGAGTCCTTCCAGATGATGAGCGAACGGGAGCCGGATCGCTACGAGCCCGCACTGGCGGTGGCGATGAACACGATGGTCCGCTGGCTGATCGCGGGTGGTCAGGGCCCTGCGGGCCTCACCTCCGCCGAGGAGGCGCTGGCATTGAGCACCAGGCTGGCCCGCCGAAGCCCCCGACGGCACCGCGACGAGCTGGCGGATGCGCTGTCCCTGCTGACCCGGTGTCGCAGCGCGGCGGGTCTGTCCGCCGAGGCCGCCGAGACCGCCGAGGAGGCGGTGGCCTGCTGGGAGCAGCTCGTGTCCGATCGCGGGCTCGGGCGGCATCGGGAGGAGCTGGCCGTCGCTCTGGTCGAGCTGGCGCGTCTTCGTCGTGCGGCAGGCACGGTCGAGACCGCACTGCCCCTGTTCAAGCGGGCCTTTCTCCTGCGGTCCGATCTCGCCGCCGAGCACCCGGAACGGGGCCGGTCGGCCGTGGCGAACCTCGCCGTCGAGTGGGCCGCCGTGCTGCGGTCGGTGGGCAGGCCCGAGGCGGCGAGCGCGATGGCGGCGCATGCCTGGCGACTCGCGACGGCCGACGGGATCGAGCAGGCGCACACCGCGTTACGCCGGGAGCTGCCCCGGCTGTACTCGGCCGCACCGGACGCCCTGGCCGAGGCCTGGCGGTCGGAGTCCGGGGGCGAGCTGCCCGACTGGGTGCGTGGCGAGTAGAGGACCCGCGTGGTCAATGCCCCGCATGGTCAGGATCCCGGTTGGTTCGATGCTCGCCAGCCGGAGCCCGCCCGCGCATTCTGTCGACGGCCGACGGCCCAGAACACCGACGACAGCATGAGCAGCAGGCCGCCCGCCATGCCCCAGCCCGATCCCGGTCCCCAGGCCAGCAGCCCGGCCGCCGTGGCCATCGAGGCGTTCGCGGCGGCGATGGCGATCCGGCCGGGAAAGCGCAGTTGCTCCTCGGCGCGGGGGTTGGCGGGCAGGCTCAGCAGCACGAGGGCGACCGGCGCCGCGGTCATCACCCCCACCGCGACGGCGGCGGACTCCCAGCCCAGCAGCGTCAACAGCACGACGACGACGACGGTGGCCGCCGTCCAGAGCATGGACTTCTCCTGCTGGCGCCACGAGCCCACCGAGAGCACGTTCGCAGGCACCTCGGTGAGCAGGCTGCGTCGCACCCGGACCTGCGCCCACACGGCGGTGACGTAGGCCAGCACGCCGACGCCGATCGGCAGCCAGACCACCGAGGCGGGCACCACGGACGCCGTGATCCCGCACACCGCCGTCAGCCCGCCCGACCAGACGTACAGCGGTTCCCTGGGGACCGCGTCGCGCAGGAAGCGTCGGGTCTGCCGGGGCATGGTCAGCTGGCCGATGGCCGAGGGAGACAGCAGCACCGCGACGACGACGCCGGTCACCAGGCGAGGCACCGCCGACCAGTCCGCGCTCAGTTGTAACCAGCTCAGCACGCCCGCCGTCACCAGCAGGGCACCGCCGAGCACCAGATACTGCGCCACGAGCTGCATCAGCCGAAGGACGATCGGCACCCTGGTATTGCGCAGCGCCGAGGAGTCCAGCGAGTTGGCCGTCTCCCACAGGCGCCAGGCGTGGGCGGGCTGGGCGGCCGGGTCCCGACTCATGCCCAGCGCGGTGATCAGCTGCGGCGACTGCGGGTGACGCGCGACGGCCGCCTCCAGGATCTCGACGGCCTGCATCCGCCTGCCGACCAGCAGCAGGGCCATGCCGACGTTCGCGGCCACGACCGGGCTCACGGGCGAGTCGAGCGCCAGGGCCCGCTCGGCCATGGCGATCACCTCCGCCGCCGAGTGCCCGTCCAGGCCCTGGACGATCCCCAGCGCGAGGGTCTGCGCCCGAACCGAGTGGCACCAGGCGTCCTCCGGACACAGACCCACCGCGATGGCCGAGGCGAGCCGGGCCTCGGCGAACTCCCCCGTCTCCACCAACACCTGCGCGTGCAGCGCATGGGCCTCGCCGTCGTCGGGGAAGGCGGCGAGCGCCTCACGGACCGCGTGCAGCGCCTCCTGGTTCTGCCCGCGCGCCAGGTGCACCGAGGTGCGCAGCGCCCAGGCCTCGCCGTCGTCGGGGTCGCGGGCCAGCGCCTCGCCGATCAACCGCATCGCCGCGTCGTGCTTGCCTGCCGACAGCAGCAGCATCGCGCGTTCGCCCTGATCCTCGTCCATCTCGTCACACCACCCGGCGACGACGCAGATAGCTGATCAGCTCGTCATAGGAGTTGTCGTGATTGGCGAACTGCGCGACCTGCCGGGCGGCGTGAAACCAGCTCTTGGTGGACGGCTTCACGTCTTTCAGCGCCGTGGTGAAGTCCGACGTCTCGATGTCGCGAATCCGATTCGTACGAATCGAGTCGAGCATCGCGCGTTCGGCAGCGGCCTGACACAGATAGGTCAGATCGGCGCCGGAGAAGTCCTCGGTCCGATGCACCAGCGAGGCGTAGTCGAGACTGCCGACGGGACGACCACGCATGTTCAGCCGAATGATCGCCAGCCGCGCGGACTCGTCGGGCGGCGTCACGAACAGCATCCGGTCCAGCCTGCCCGGCCTGCGCAGCGCGGAGTCGATGTCCCAGGGATGGTTCGTGGCGCCGAGGACGAAGACGCCCTTGTTGTCGGAGTCCACCGAGTCCATCTCGGTGAGGAGCTGGGAGACGACGTTCTTCATCGGGCTGTGCGCCATGGCGGCGCGCTTGCCGCCGATGGCGTCGATCTCGTCGATGAACAGCACACAGGGCGCGCTCGCCCTGGCCGTGTTGAAGATCGCCCGGACGTTCTTCTCGCTGGCGCCCATCCACATGTCCAGGGCGTCGGCCAGCGAGACGGACAGGAACTTCGCGCCGAGTTCGCCTGCCACGGCTCGGGCGATGAACGTCTTCCCGCAGCCCGGCGGGCCGTAGAGCAGCAGGCCGCCCCGTAACGAGTGACCGTAGGCGCGGGCGACCTCCAGGTTGCGCATCGGGGCGAGGAAGGCCGCCTCCAGCCGCTCCTTGACGCTCTCCATCCCGGCGACGTCGGCCAGTCGCACGGCCTCGGATCGCACGTCGACGAGAGTCTCGGCGTCGGTTCCGTCCGGCGGGGCGGCCGTCACCGGCACCCGCTCCACGTCGCCGGGCCCTGGCGAGGCCGCCTCGGTCGAGAGCGGCGGTGCGGCACCGGACGCCGGAGGGACCTGCGTCGAGGCGGTCGGTTCCGGGGCGGCCGGTGTCGGGCTCACCAGCCTGCGCATCAGGTCGGTGGCCGCCGCCGAGGACGGGTCACGGGCCAGGATCTCCACCAGCCCGCGCATCGCCTCCTCGGTCCGGCCGTCATCGATCAGCACCTCGATCAGTTGGAGTCGGGCGTCGTCGTCGTGGCTGTCGACGCCGAGAACGGCTTTCAGGGCGTCGATCTTGGCCTGGCGTTGCGCGGCGGAGTCGTTCACGGTCTCTGCTGCTCCTCGACGTCGGCGAACGGCATTCGAGTCCTCGGATCAGCCCCCACAGGTCGGACTCTTTCAGGAATACCGCGCGCATTTCGATCTTATCGCCTCCGCGATCGAGGGGGTGGTTTTTCCGGCGACGAAGGAGAATGGCGATCTTCGTCCGATAAGGACGAACGGTGATTCCGTTGCGGGCTGCGACATCGCGCGGTTCTGGTTCGATGGTCGACCTATTCCCGACACCGGTCCGGACGACGGCTCGGCCGATTCTCACCGGCCGTCGGACGAAGGGCGCCGCCTCGGCGCCGGGCCGGCTGGCGGTGCGTCCCCGCCCCAGCCGGATCTCGCTGCGCCGGGGCCGGGACGCGCACGCGTCCGTCGGACGGACATCGAGCCCCCGTCGGCCGGACCGGTCGCGGGGCAGCCGGGCGCGCCCCCGGCCTCGCCGATCGTGTCGCTCCGAGGACCACCACGCCCCGACATCTCACGCAGAGTGTCGACATGGCAACCGTTAGCCACCCTAACTAGGGCATCCCACCAGCGAGAATGTCATTCTCATTACAAGGAGCGACGACGGTGCGGGCCGACGGGCATACTCGCGTCGTGGGCCAACACTTCTACGCCGTCTCGCGGCGACACGTCGACCTGCTGCGGGTGTGCAGCAGCGCCTGTCGTCTGCGGGCCGCGACCTCCGGCGCAGGCCCGCGCTGATCCCTGCCTCGGCCAGGACGACGGCCGCCCGGCAGTTCTCGACTCCCGCCCCACGATGACCGCGACGACCAGGCAGGCTTCCTGCCCGGCTCCGCGCCGTCGATCCTGCGGCGGATCGATCGCTGTCCGATCTGCGCCGTCGCCGTCCCCGCGCCCCGTCCCGTGGTCTCGTACCGCGTAAGTCGGGGCCGCCCCCTGGCACGCACGGGCTCGGCGGGCTGATCGCCCGATCCGCGTGCCCGCTCCGCGCAGGCTGCACGGGCCCCGCCGAGACTCCGGCGTCATTCCGTCCGGCAGCACCCCCGGTCGGCGCCCCCGGTGCCCGACCGACACCACCTCCCGACCGACACCACTCCCGGCCGGTTTCCCGCCCGGCATCTCCCGCGACAAGGAGCGCCGCCATGCGCCGCAGCGCGCTGTATACCGCCCTCGCCGTCCCGCCTCTGCTGCTCGCCGCCGCGTGCGGCGGGGGCGGCGGCGCGACCTCCACCGGCGAACCCGATCCGGAGGCCGTCGTGGTCATCGGCTCACAGAACGAGCCGACCAGCCTGGACTCCAACGTCGGCGGCTCCTCCGGGCTGTCCGAGGTGCTGCTGCGCAACGTCTACGAAGGCCTGGTGGCCCTGGACGACGAGGGCGAGATCGTGCCCGCGCTCGCCGAGTCCTGGGACGTCTCCGAGGACGGTCTCGACTACACCTTCCACCTGGCGCCGGACGTGACCTTCCACGACGGCACGGAGTTCAGCGCCGACGACGTCGTGTGGAGCATCGAACGCACCATCGCCCCCGACTCGGTCAACCCGAAGAAGCAGAGCCTGGCGGGCATCACCTCGGTGACGGCCGAGGACCCCGACACCGTGGCGGTCAGCCTCGGCGAGCGCAGCAACGAGTTCCTGTTCGGCCTGACCACCTCGGCCGGGCTGATCTTCCAGGAGGACGCCGCCGATCTGGCCGAGCAGGCGGTGGGCACCGGCCCGTTCACCTTCGACGAGTGGAAGCGCGGCGACAGCATCACGCTGAGCCGCTACCCCGACTACTGGGGCGAGACCGCCGCCTCGGCCTCGGTGGTGTTCCGCTACTTCGACGACGCGACCGCGATGAGCAACGCGCTCCAGGGCGGCCAGGTCGACCTGCTCGCCTCGGTGCCCTCCCCCGAGCTGCTCGCGGCCTTCGAGGGCAATCCGCAGTTCGTGATCACCGAAGGCGCGTCCAACACGAAGACGCTGCTGGCGTTCAACAACGAGCGGGAGCCGCTGACCGATTCGCGGGTGCGCCGCGCGCTGCGGGCCGCGATCGACCATCAGGCCGTGCTGGACGCGGTGTGGGACGGCTACGGCCAGCTGATCGGCAGCGGCATCCCGCCCACCGACCCCTGGTATGAGGACCTGACCGCCAACGTGGCACACGATCCCGAGCTGGCCAGGGAACTGCTCGCGGAGGCGGGCCACGAGGACGGCCTCACACTGAGCCTGGACGTCCCCTCCGAGGACAAGCTGCTCACCGTCGCCCAGCTCGTGCAGGACCAGCTCGCCGAGGTCGGCGTCACCGTGGACCTCAACGCCATCGAGGGCGCCACCTGGTACGACAAGGTGTTCACCCAGGTCGACTACGACCTGACCATCCAGAACCACGTCAACCCGCACGACGTCTTCTGGTACGCCAACCCCGACTTCTACTGGCGCTACGACGACCCGCAGGTTCAGGAATGGGTCGCGCAGGCCGACGTCGCCGAGACGGAGGAGGAGCGCGTCGAGCTGCTCCGGCAGGTCGGCGAGCGGATCTCCGAGGAGGCCGCCAGCGACTGGCTGTTCCTCAACCCGCTGGTCCGGGTCGCCCGCGACGGCGTCACCGGCTACCCGGAGACCGCACTGGCCGACAGCCTGTACCTGCCCGAGATCACCAAGGCGGGCTGAGCGATGACGCCGTCCACGCGCCGGGGCGCCCGCCGGGAGGTCCGCCGCCGATGATCCGGTACGTGCTGCGGCGGGTGCTGCTGCTGGCGGGCTCGCTGATCGCGGCGAGCGCGCTGACGTTCCTGCTGCTGTCCCTGCTGCCCGGCAATCCCGCGCGGACGATGCTCGGCGTGGAGGCCACCGAGGAGCAGGTGGCGGAGCTGAGTCGGCAGCTCGGCACCGACCAGCCCGCGCCGATCCGCTATCTGCACTGGCTGGGCGATCTGCTGACCGGCGACCTGGGGCGGTCCTATGTCAGTCAACAGCCGGTCGGGCCGGAGATCCTGGACCGGATGACGGTGACGGTCCCCCTGGGGCTGTCGGCCTTCGTGCTGTCGGTGCTGATCGCGGTGCCGCTGGGCGTGTGGGCCGCCCTGCGACACCGCAGCCCGGTGGGCGTGGTCGTCTCGGCGATCAGCCAGCTCGGCGTGGCGGTGCCGATCTTCTGGATCGGCATCCTGCTGGTGGCGGTGTTCGCCCTGAACCTGGGCTGGGCGCCGCCGGGCGGATTCCCCGTCGCGGGCTGGGCCGAGCCGGGCGAGGCGGTGCGGTCACTGGTGCTGCCGGTGGTGACCCTCGCGGTGGCACAGGCCTCCGCGCTGCTGCGCTATGTCCGCTCCGCCACGCTCGACGTGGTCGATCAGGACTTCCTGCGCACCGCGAGATCGGTGGGCTGGACGCGCTCGCAGGCCCTGTGGCGGCACGGACTGCGCAACGCGTGCGTGCCGGTGCTGTCGGTCCTCGGCGTGCAGCTGGCCGGTTCGCTGCTCGGGGCGGTGATCGTGGAGAGCGTCTTCACGCTGCCGGGACTGGGAAGGATGTTGTTGACCGACGTGGGAAACCGTGACCTGGTCAAGGTGCAGGCCACCGTGTTCCTGATGACGGCGGTGGTGCTGGTGGTGGGCTTCCTGGTCGACGTGGCGCAGCGCGCGCTGGACCCGAGACTGCGAGCGGCCCGATGACCCCCGCGCTGCGCTCGGCTCCCGGCGGGACGGAGCCCACCCCGCGCGTCGCCGCCTCCCGAGTCCGGGCCCGTACTCGACGCAGACGCGGACCCGCGCTGATCACCGGCGCCGTGCTGGTGGGACTCGTCGTCCTGGCCGCGCTGGTCTCCCTGGTGTGGACGCCCTTCGACCACGACGCGACCGGTGTGGGCGGCCGGTTGGAGACGCCGAGCGCGACCCATTGGATGGGCACCGACCGACTCGGTCGCGACGTGTTCAGCCAGTTCCTCGTCGGGGCTCGGCTTGCCTTGGGCATCGGGACGGCGTCGGTGCTGATCGCAGCCGTGCTGGGCATCACCCTCGGGCTGCTGGCGGCGCTGGCGCCGAGGAAGGCCGACGACGCCGTGGTGCACGGCATCGACGTGCTCATCGCGTTCCCCACGCTGCTGCTGGCGATGGTGCTGGTGGCGGTGCGGGGCGCGTCGACGCTCACCGCCGTGCTGGCGATCGGCCTGGCGACGTCGGCCGTGGTGGCCCGCGTGACGCGCATCGCCGCCCGTCGGGTGCTCGTGCAGGACTACGTCCTGGCGGCGACCGCGTCAGGCACCGGCCGTCTCGGCATCCTGCTGCGGCACGTGCTGCCCAACATCTATCCGATCCTGTTGGTGCAGCTCTCGTTGGAGTTCGGTCTCGCGGTGGTGGCCGAGGCGGCGTTGTCCTATCTCGGCCTGGGTTCGCCGCCGCCGAACCCGTCCTGGGGCCAGATGCTGCGCGACGCACAGGCGGTGCTCGGCGTGCAGCTGTGGCCTGCGGTGTTCCCCGGCCTGGCGATCGTGATCACGGTGCTGGGCCTGAATCTGCTCGGCGACGGCCTGCGTGAGTACGCCGATCCGGAGCTGTCCCGATGAGCGCGCGCGAGGTCGGCGCCGGGAACTCGATCGGCAGGAGGAGGTCAGGATGAGCCTGCTGAGGGTGCGGGATCTGACGGTGCGGCGCCGCGACGGCCACGAGCTGATCGCGGGCGTCGATCTGGATCTCGCCGAGGGCGACCGCCTCGGCGTGGTCGGCGAGTCCGGCTCCGGCAAGTCGCTGACCGCGCTGGCCGTGGCCGGTCTGCTGCCCGAGGGGATGACCGTCTCGGGCTCGGTGCGGCTGGACGGCGTCGAGCTGCTGGAGCTGTCCGAGCAGGCGATGACGCGGGTGCGCGGCAGCGGGGTGGCGATGGTGTTCCAGGAGCCGCTGACCGCGCTGGACCCGCTGATGCGGGTGGGCAGGCAGATCGCGGGCCCGTTGCGCCGACATCGCGGTCTCAACCGTCGGGAGGCCGACGCCGAGGCGGTCGAGCTGTGCCGCCGGGTCCGGCTGCCGGAGCCTGCCGAGTCGGCGCGGGCCTACCCGCATCAGCTCTCGGGCGGGCAGCGGCAGCGGGTGGGGCTGGCATTGGCGTTGGCCTGTCGGCCTCGGCTGCTGATCGCCGACGAGCCGACCACCGCTCTCGACGTCACCGTGCAGGCCGAGATCCTGGAGCTGATCCTCGAATCGGTGGCGGCGGAGGGGGCCGGGCTGCTGTTCATCAGTCACGACCTGCCGGTGATCGCCTCGGTGAGCGATCGACTCGCCGTGATGCGCGACGGCGCCGTGGTCGAACAGGGCGCGGTCGAGCCGGTGCTCGCCGCTCCGCAGCACCCCTACACACGGGAGCTGCTGACCTCGGCGGTGGCGGCGGGCAGGCTGCCGGGAGATCCGGGATGGGAGGCAGGTCGATGACCAGTCCGACGACGGAGACCGCAGGTACGGAGACGGCGGCGGGTGCCGTGTTGTGGGAGGCCCGCGGCCTGACCAGACGATTCCGGGCGCCCCGAACGGCGAGGTCGTCCGGGGTCGGTCGGGCAGGGGCAACGACGCGGACCGCACTGTCCGATGTGGACCTGACGATCCGCGAGGGCGAGGCGCTGGGCATCGTGGGCGAGTCCGGCGCAGGCAAGTCCACGCTCCTGCGGCTGCTGCTCGCCCTGGACCGGCCCGACGAGGGCGAACTGCACTACCGGGGCGCCCCGCTCGGGTCCGATCGGCGGAGCCTGCGGGCGTTTCGGCGGGACGTCCAGGTGGTGTTCCAGGACCCGCGCGGTTCGCTCAACCCCAGGATGCCGGTGTCGGCGATCGTCGCCGAGCCGCTGCGCAGCCTGCGCATCCCCGGCGACCACGCCGCGCGCGTGCGGGAGGTGCTCGGCGAGGTGGGCCTCGGCCTGGACGCGGCCGACCGCTACCCGCACGAGTTCTCCGGCGGGCAGCGGCAGCGGATCGCCATCGCCAGGGCCTTGGCACCGCGTCCCCGGGTGCTGGTGGGTGACGAGCCGGTCAGCGCGCTGGACGTGTCCGTGCGGGCCCAGATCCTCGATCTGCTCGCGGGTCTGGCGGCCGAGCACGCCATGACGCTGGTGCTGGTCTCGCACGATCTGGCGGTGGTGGGACGGCTGTGTCCTCGGGTGCTGGTCCTGCATCAGGGCAGGGTGGTGGAGACCGGCCCCACCGAACGTGTGTACTCGACGCCGGAGCAGGACTACACGCGGCGGTTGCTCGCGGCGATCCCCCGGCTGCCCGCCGGGGTGCTCGCCGGTCTCGACGACGCGGGGCAGGGCGGGGCGGCGGTCCCGGCCACCTCGCCGGACGCCACCGCCGAGGACACCGCGCAGGCACCCGCCGGACAGCGGGCACCATCCCGCAGCGACGCCATCGCGCCGGGCGCACCGGCCGACGAGGAACGGAGCACGACATGACGGAGACGATCAGCGACCAGGACGCCCGGCGGTACTGGCAGGACTGGCGCGCGGGGCGTCGCCGATCGCTCACGGGCCCGCAGGGCAACCTCGCGCTCGTGGACACCTACTGGCCCGAGACGGACTCCGTGTTCGATGAGCTGCCGGGCACCTGGACCGTGCGGGCGGATCGGGTCTGGCTCACCGCGACGGCCGCCGACGAGGTGCGCGTCGGCGACGAGGTCGTGGACGGCGAGATCCCCGTCTCCCACGCCGACGGAACGGCCTCGCCGTGGGTGCAGTTCCCCGGCGGCAGTGCGACGGTGGTCCGTCGTGGCGATCAACTCGGCATCCGCCGATTCGACCCGAAGGCCCCGGCGGTGGCGGATTTCGAGGACGTCGAGGCCTTCGACTTCGCCCCCGAATGGCAGCTCACCGGCACCTTCACCCGCTTCGCCGAGGCCACCACTGTCGACTACGAGAAGATGCTGGAGGACTCGCCGACGCCGACGAACGTGCCCGGCGAGCTGCGGTTCACCGTGGCGGGGCAGGAGTACACCACCACGCCGATGCTCTCCGGCGGCCTGCTGCTGCTCGTGTTCGCCGACGAGACGACCGGCGTGAGCACCTACCGCCCCGGCCGGTTCCTCCGCGTCGCGCTGCCCGACTCGGCGCCGGGCGAACCGGTGTCGGTGCGGCTGGACTTCAACC
The Actinoalloteichus fjordicus DNA segment above includes these coding regions:
- a CDS encoding AAA family ATPase, which codes for MNDSAAQRQAKIDALKAVLGVDSHDDDARLQLIEVLIDDGRTEEAMRGLVEILARDPSSAAATDLMRRLVSPTPAAPEPTASTQVPPASGAAPPLSTEAASPGPGDVERVPVTAAPPDGTDAETLVDVRSEAVRLADVAGMESVKERLEAAFLAPMRNLEVARAYGHSLRGGLLLYGPPGCGKTFIARAVAGELGAKFLSVSLADALDMWMGASEKNVRAIFNTARASAPCVLFIDEIDAIGGKRAAMAHSPMKNVVSQLLTEMDSVDSDNKGVFVLGATNHPWDIDSALRRPGRLDRMLFVTPPDESARLAIIRLNMRGRPVGSLDYASLVHRTEDFSGADLTYLCQAAAERAMLDSIRTNRIRDIETSDFTTALKDVKPSTKSWFHAARQVAQFANHDNSYDELISYLRRRRVV
- a CDS encoding ABC transporter substrate-binding protein, translating into MRRSALYTALAVPPLLLAAACGGGGGATSTGEPDPEAVVVIGSQNEPTSLDSNVGGSSGLSEVLLRNVYEGLVALDDEGEIVPALAESWDVSEDGLDYTFHLAPDVTFHDGTEFSADDVVWSIERTIAPDSVNPKKQSLAGITSVTAEDPDTVAVSLGERSNEFLFGLTTSAGLIFQEDAADLAEQAVGTGPFTFDEWKRGDSITLSRYPDYWGETAASASVVFRYFDDATAMSNALQGGQVDLLASVPSPELLAAFEGNPQFVITEGASNTKTLLAFNNEREPLTDSRVRRALRAAIDHQAVLDAVWDGYGQLIGSGIPPTDPWYEDLTANVAHDPELARELLAEAGHEDGLTLSLDVPSEDKLLTVAQLVQDQLAEVGVTVDLNAIEGATWYDKVFTQVDYDLTIQNHVNPHDVFWYANPDFYWRYDDPQVQEWVAQADVAETEEERVELLRQVGERISEEAASDWLFLNPLVRVARDGVTGYPETALADSLYLPEITKAG
- a CDS encoding ABC transporter permease — its product is MIRYVLRRVLLLAGSLIAASALTFLLLSLLPGNPARTMLGVEATEEQVAELSRQLGTDQPAPIRYLHWLGDLLTGDLGRSYVSQQPVGPEILDRMTVTVPLGLSAFVLSVLIAVPLGVWAALRHRSPVGVVVSAISQLGVAVPIFWIGILLVAVFALNLGWAPPGGFPVAGWAEPGEAVRSLVLPVVTLAVAQASALLRYVRSATLDVVDQDFLRTARSVGWTRSQALWRHGLRNACVPVLSVLGVQLAGSLLGAVIVESVFTLPGLGRMLLTDVGNRDLVKVQATVFLMTAVVLVVGFLVDVAQRALDPRLRAAR
- a CDS encoding ABC transporter permease — encoded protein: MTPALRSAPGGTEPTPRVAASRVRARTRRRRGPALITGAVLVGLVVLAALVSLVWTPFDHDATGVGGRLETPSATHWMGTDRLGRDVFSQFLVGARLALGIGTASVLIAAVLGITLGLLAALAPRKADDAVVHGIDVLIAFPTLLLAMVLVAVRGASTLTAVLAIGLATSAVVARVTRIAARRVLVQDYVLAATASGTGRLGILLRHVLPNIYPILLVQLSLEFGLAVVAEAALSYLGLGSPPPNPSWGQMLRDAQAVLGVQLWPAVFPGLAIVITVLGLNLLGDGLREYADPELSR
- a CDS encoding ATP-binding cassette domain-containing protein, which produces MSLLRVRDLTVRRRDGHELIAGVDLDLAEGDRLGVVGESGSGKSLTALAVAGLLPEGMTVSGSVRLDGVELLELSEQAMTRVRGSGVAMVFQEPLTALDPLMRVGRQIAGPLRRHRGLNRREADAEAVELCRRVRLPEPAESARAYPHQLSGGQRQRVGLALALACRPRLLIADEPTTALDVTVQAEILELILESVAAEGAGLLFISHDLPVIASVSDRLAVMRDGAVVEQGAVEPVLAAPQHPYTRELLTSAVAAGRLPGDPGWEAGR